In the genome of Parus major isolate Abel chromosome 3, Parus_major1.1, whole genome shotgun sequence, the window TTGTCACAGGACTCTCATGGCATTTTCTACAATGTTTGGTCAAGTTATTATAGTTTATATTGAAGTGAGTTTGGGctatttctgcaaaatatgaACGATGTCACACTTTTCCATTAACCTGCACAATTATAGTTCTTGCCTAACATCTTGCTTGTTTAGTGAGAAGACTGTGTAGTTTCCAGTAGTGAAAGGACACACTTGGACATTTGAGTTTAATCAGATAATCCTTAATCTTAAGCACACTGAAATTTTTGGCCTTTTATCACTTTCCCAGGCAAGAAGGTAAATGTATTGGAAGCTCGAGTTTCAAAGCCTTTTATCAGTTGAAAAAGCTGATTGAAGTCTTGTTAGTTTATTAGACCCTCTGCTCTAggttgaggaaaaaaaaaagaaggaaaaaaccacagtGCAGTTTTCCTTCATGTATTAAATAGGAAGATCAGGATGAACACTGAATAAATCTGCTCTTGCACTCATTATAGGCTAATGTCTTAATGCTCGGTGACCATTTGGGGGTGTAAAGCTTCAGATTTCCTGTGCTTGTCATGCTGCTGGTATGAGACTCATGCTTCAGGTTTTTTCAAACTTGATGGTTTTGTTAATGGTAGACTCAGATTcaagaaaaaggttttgttaCTGGTTAAATGGTTATATCGGTGGGAGAGATTTATAaagaaatgacatttaaaaaccaGTGGTTTAAGCCTTCATTAGGAGATCTCTGATTTTTTACTGACCGGCCTCTGTATTTAGCTAGAAAAGCAGCACTATTATTGGAACAtctcaagaaagaaaattattgtaGTACAGCTTCAGTCTTTTACTATGCACTTTGATCAATGTTGATGTACGGGGAGAcaaggtaaaataaatacattttatatattttaaagaaatgagaatCGTCATGATTCTTATTTCCCTGGTTCAGTATTTCAAACAATGGTGGTTGTGGCCCATGGACAAGAGATttctgtgtcctgtgcaggcTGGCATTCCATTAGTATTGAACAAAATTCTTTACCCAAGGAAACTACCCATTGTAAATTTCAGCCTGCAGCTTTAGCTGAGGTGAACACAGCCATGAAGTGCCAGGAATATATGAAAAGTGAGATACTGACTTGATTTCAAATGTGATGTAAGCTATTAGAGGGGAGGGTATTTTTCACATAATCCTGATAATTTGTCATGTAAAAAGGATCCATTTTATTGCTGTGCTTGAATTTCCTAAAAGCTGGAGATTTGACTGTTGAGTATCACTTCTGGGGTCCAGAAGAGAAAAGATTCAGGGATCAGTTGAGGGGATATGAAGTGGATCTATCGAATGCTGTTCCATGGAGCATGACCTTTATCAAGGAATTGGACTCTTCCTGTGCCAGTCTGATCACAGATGcatattttcagctgaaagacaTAGACCAAAGCCTTCGTTTATTTCATCTACATATGGGTATCTTTTCTTAAATCAGGATAGTAGTGGCGGTGCCTGTGTGTGGCCGAGGGAGTGCTAATATCCATTGCCAGCTGTTGACATGGATATGGTCAGTTAAGAGGCTGCCCATGGTGGGGTATTGGGGTGAGAGTTTTTCTTATCTGCTGGCAGAATTGTTGGATCTCATCTCTGTATGCATAACTCTCCTGAGAGGTTGTCCTGAACTCCTGCTGTGTGCAGTACTGCATAGAGCAGCAATGCTGAATGCCATGGAGAATACAAGGATGAGAGTAGGATGGCTTGccctctgcctgcaggcaggaagTTTATCCATCTTCTCTGTCAAAGTGCTTCCAATTGCCCTTCCTGACCTCATACAGGTTGCACTAGAACTATGGTGTTTATTTTGGTCATGTGTGTTTACACAGGATTTTCTGCCTAGTTTTCCTCTGAGCTTTTCAGCATGTAagtttacataattttttagGGTGTAAAACACAGTAGAACTAAGTTTGGGTTGCCTCCAGAAAATGTCTTCAGATTTGGTCAGATTATTGtgtgtttgaaaaagaaaataataatttttgttcatAAATGTACAAGCCAGGAGAAAACATTTGTAGCGTTAATAcgtttaaaaattattttcaccttAGATAATGCTagaaaccaaaagaaaccaaTGCAGGTGGGGTTGCTTGTGAGGGACATTTGGGGAAATGACCCAAAAATAAGAATTGCTGCATAAATGTCTGTTTTTATATTGTAcctttatttcagtgttcagTTAGGTATGTTTCCTGGCTTTGTTGCTTAGTGACACTGAAAATGAGTATAACGTGTATGCTCCAACTTTGGTTTGAAAGCACAGGAGAGGACAGAGAACTGTACTGAACTGTGAGAAAGGAGGGTGTTGATGAGTCCCCACATGACTCATAAATGTTGTAGAAGGCCTGGAAAAATGCACATCACTTTTGTGAGAGCTGTTTGCAGTAAGGAGAATGCCTGTGCTCTGGGTGATTTCACTGGTCCCTTGGTACACAGCAACATTAAACATGCACACTCAAACCACCACTTGCATATTTTCAGCACTTCCATCACAGGATCTAAGGTAGAAAGATACACTGAGACAGCAGAACAGATGGTTTGGATTTGCAGGATTTTACTATTCTATGTGTTACCATCACATTTTGCATTCACTATTAATCAGTGTGAATTTAAAGGTCTTGGGAGCAGAGATTGCCTCTTCTCTAATGTGTGTAGAAAGTGCCAGCTTCTTCATGCTACCTTAATCCTGAATCAGTGTTCAACAGGATCTATCCTATAGAAGTAATTACATCTTTTTAGAGGGGTCGGGGTCGTGGGAGGAAAAAGTTATCTTGGCTGGTTTGCACCACGTTTCTACATTAGTGATGAGCTGCAAAGTTGATTCTGTTCCTTCATCCAGAATTTAACTACTTTGTAAAAATTTTATACAGGGGAGAACATTCAAATTCCTTCCATTGTCtgaggaagttttttttctttttcatttttgagaaACATATACATTGTTGTTTGCAAAGGACTGGAGTGTGTCAGATGTTGTCTGAGTTTGCCAGTTGCTTTACAGGTTCCTCAGTGCTTGTGAGAGAATAAAAGAGGACTTTTCTCCATGCTACTTTTGTGTCAGACCTCAAGACTTGTTTGACTAACGATGCCTTTCAGTtaaacattaaggaaaaaatttaGTCatataaacaaaagaaaaccacctGAAGTGCCTTGAATATCTGTCAAGAGCCTGTTCCTCTCCTGTGCTAAGGCAATGAAGTCATGCAATGAATTTTGCATAGTTGTTTCTGAGGCAATGAAAGCTCTGATGACTACAGCAGTATTTTTTGTCTAGACTTGTTTTCTCTAATAAAAGATACTGCATTCTGATTCTGAAGGATTACTGAATTGAACAAgtaccttttttatttatgctcTAGgttgtggattaattttttcagtaaacTGTGAAAGTGACTGCAATTGTAATAACATGAgaattttgggatgggaaaaaaTGTTCTAAAGAATGATGAGTATTTGGAGAAAATGTAGTACTGTTTGCCTAATGACTGAAGGGGGTTTTAGtcaatgcaatatttttttaatgaaaaatgaaaaatttttaatgaaaccttccattcctgtaaaaaaaaaaccaaagacCTCTGCATAGAGAAAGTTACTTTCTGACTCTGATGTGACATTCACATGGTAAATGTTACAAATGCTTATGTAACCTtccacaacatttttttcttgcagaaataaaaatgtcactgaCCACGAAGAACTGTAGTCATTCCAAGTCATCATGACTCCACTGAATCCACCAGGCCTAGCAACGATGACCAGTTGTTCACAACTTAAATGCCAATACCAAACTCCATTTTAACATCTTTGGTCTATATTCCCTTAGAgtatttcttgtttatttttataaccaCTTCTTAACAATCTtagagttttggtttttttaaatgaagttctAGAGGGTATGATCTTCTTTTGCACAAATGCTTGTATTTTTGAAACTGATTCTTAATTATATGAAAGTGAACAAAGGAAGTCCGGAAATCATTGTTCACTGGAGGAGGTGGTAATTGTGCAGGAAGGAGGATCTTTACTAATTTAGATAtagtttttttcagatatttcaagTGAAATCTCTTACTGGAGtaatttacagaatttttttcagattattcaGGTAAATATATGATATCACATAACGaagttttttataaaaataaaacatttgctaaaatttgaaaaaatatatttctttggATAAATTTTATACTGGTATCTCTGtaactctttcttttccaaggTTCTCCTCTCTGCGGAGCAGAGATGGTGTGGCAGTCTGTAGAGGAGAAAGAGTTGCAGACAGATTTCTTCTGACTGAGCACTGTGTTCTTTTTGCACTTTGGTGCCAATGCTCAACTTTTTGCAGACTttttgctgtctgcagcatTCCAGacaaggaaagaaggaagaacaaactatctttctctttttccaacAAGAGATGATCTAGGCAGCTTAAAACCgtagtgcttttttttcttactgtgtCCCAATTTCAATACTTCCATTATTTGGATACATATGTAGAATGCTCGCTTGCTATTAAACCTCACTGTGTCTCCATGTTAGAACTGACATTTCTGTTACAGAGAAGGTATATGTTTCACTTGCTTCCTCTAATGGTTAATGCAGGTTTTTAGGCTACTGAATAAAAGGTGTAAGATGGACTCCACTCATAAAGTAATGAGAGTACCGTCAGTTGAGACTGCCATGGCAAAAAACCTGTTAATTAtattggggtttatttttaatttgttcttgcagggggggttgtttgtttggtttttttttttttgctgttgactCTGTGTATAGTTAAAATGCCAAATTAGATTTATAGTAGCTTGAAGTTGTATTAAGtgatattttgctttctgtaattctgttataaaataaagttgtttATTCTCTGTATGACTTTTGGCACTCATACATAAGCTTGGAGGATATTTGAAATGAGCAGATTACTTCTGAGAACTGCAATTCTAGAGGTCACAGAACTTTTGAAAAACAGGGGGTGGCACAATTGCCTAGTACTTAAGTACCAGCGTTTTTTAAACATCTTCCAATAAACCTCCTGATTTCTGTAGTTTAGAGAAGAAATCTTCAGCTGCTAAAACAAAGGAGATTTGAACATCACCGTGGAAGTTGAAATGCCCCTCTGCAAGTGGTTCTACTGAGTCTGCAAGTGGTTGTACTGAGTTCATTGAGATATGATCTACTGTGGTTTTCAGATAACAAATCACGAAATTTCTCATTACATTCTTCTTCACTTCTGAGCAATGTATTTTTGGTGCTATTCTCAGTTTAGACGGCTGCCATCTGTCAGCACGCTTGTGTAACAGAAGTTCTGGTTAGCTTTGGCTCTGCATAGTTTGGATAACATATGACAATGGTAACAGAGATGTTAATTTCTGTACATATGTAGGCATTCTCAACTGCATCCACATTACCTGGAGAATTAGCAGATAAGAGATAAGCTGCTTTCCTTCAAAGCCAGAgctgttctgcttttcaaaaaggggaagagaaccccatccagcctgatAACATAACATTGCCACAACACTGCGAGCAAGAAGGTTGTCAAAGAAGTGTCCAGTTTGGGATATGTAAATGTATGTCAGAATGGACACACTTGGATTTAGAAGCATGTCTTAGTGGATTTTTCCTACAAAAGTGTAAGAAAAAGCTATATAAAAATCTTTAAGGTGTTTTTGATATGTTGTAGTATTAGTTGCTGATCTCGTTTGATGGGAGGAAGGCATATTACTTGAGTTCATTAATTTTGGATTGGTCTGATTAGTTAGACACTAGATCAATATTGGTTCAATTTCAATTTAATCCTTAAAACTGCAAGTATAATATTCTTGaaacaatattattttcacTGAGATATGTCTTTCTTCAAATAGTAATAGAACCTTTTGTCAGTGAAAAATTAATAGCATTTTCAGGTCAGCATAGCTTATGTATAGCTGTCACTTGCACTGATTAAATATACACTAATTGAACAGCCATTgtcatgaagaaaaacataagCCCTAAGTGtcatgcagaaaaacagaagtccTAAAAATAGTCAAGGTTTGTGGATTCAGGTTTTAtgcatttgtttaaatattctGGAATACTGTGCAGTTCTGAAGTCTCATTCTTACCCTTTTATATATATCTACAGCAAAAACTACAAcatgcaaaaaagaaattttctcaaGGCACTTCACAAGCCAGCTTTATAATACATGGGCAATTTCAAATACAATTACAGTAATTAATTCTGCTCAAATACTGAGAGAAGTGAGTCATGTGGGTCTTACAAAAAAACACTTAATACATCTTCCTTTTTAACAATGATAACCTCAGGGTTCATGACAAATGTTGGACTTGTTCACAGATTATTTCACAGATAAAGCTTTTGTGAAGGGCAAGCATGCAACTCCAATGAAAAACTCTTTAAACAAAAGATTTATTGCTCAAAGCAATGAGCAACTATAGTACAAAGTGTTTCTTGATGTATTCTTCTATTTGACAGTCAAGCTGAATAGCAACTTTTATTTGGGCCACAGAAGACATCAAACAGATGGAATAAAATACTGACTACACCTCTGGAAGGTTTGAAACTTCTGATTTTCATGCTGCTCAGCATTTTGGGGCTTTCATActgcacttggaaaaaaagaatagtaATATTAACACAAATTACAAGCATTATAAATGCTTTGATAATTCCTGTTgtgttaaaatattctgttttgtttgaggCAATTCTACTAGAGTTCTTGGAGCTAAGTCTATATGAATGTCTCTGTTGGGGACAGCTAAGTGACTTAACTCTCCCAGATCTGTCTCTGGCTACTGGTCTTTGCCTTGGGGTGTGTGTAACTATGATTACTATATTAGAAAGTAGTACTTTCCCAAATATTCTTCCAGTCTTGAGTGATTTTAAAAGACTTACTGGTCTTTATCAGTATTTCTTTGCCTCTGgatttttggctgttttttaaaaatttcctctgGCAGGCATTTTAACTCTTCTGTGtgtcttaaggaaaaaaaaagaaccaaaagcACTTTTGTATCTTTTGAATCTGCCCCTGTTCTAGCATCCTTGGACAGCATCACTGCAGACACTGGAATAAACACCTATTAATCACTCTCTTCAGTCATTCCCAGCCAAAACTGGTTTcacaaataaattacattacTATCTCAGTACCTTTCCAACTTAAATGTTGAGACCTTAAATTTTGTTCTGAGAAGCAGTCACAGGCAGGAAGGTTTTAAATGTGCTTACTGGTTGTAGGTGCAGTAGGATCCTAACTTCACATTATTGCTAGAGACAGGAAGGGAGAGGACTCTTCAGTGACACCAAAAATAGAAGGTAAGTTATTTCCTTGCAGTTACTCtcttcatatatatttatataatgctTGTATAATTTATCTAGATAAAGATGTCTTTCTGTggtgttatttaaaatatattttccctttttgaagGAATTACATGGGATATGATGGTGAATTTCATGCTGGCAGcatgaaaacatatttcttgACACTATTCAGTAAtggaacagaaaacaacaaGGCCTGAGAATTTTCAATGCATGTTACCAAGTCGTGAATGTCAGCTCCTCCTACATGGTAGCAGTTACAGCTCAATAGGCAGTTGTGTCAAAGCCACACAGTGTATGTGTGTAGCATTATTTTTGGTATCCATACCACCATTTTACAGTGGAGTGCTGTTTAAGAGTGTTACCACTAATTGGCATTTCAAATTTTCTCATTCTCAGACACACTGGTATTaacaaaatcaattttcattctgtattttttcatgtggTCCTGGCCAGTCTTTTCTTGGGCAAAGAGAGAGTATTTGGGATTCTGTATGTTAGAATTCCTTTAACATTTGATCATTATTCCCAGATCACTGTTTTAAGACAGCATCCTTCTTAAATGTAGAAAGTAATTCTTTGCAGCAGCTGTCTCAACTCCCTGCAAAAGATTGTTTGCAATTTGAAACAATTGCCTCTACCTGTGCAATGTATTCCATGTTATTTGCACAGATATAAAACAGTGTGATGAAttatgtctttttaaatttgGGTAATGTTAAAATTGGAGAGAGTGTAAGGGTACTTgctatttaaattctttttttctctacagaCTGATAAATTATAGTGGTTTTTTAAACCTGTGGTCATGGCCTCATTGCTATAAAATTATTCCAAGGAGATCTAAAAATTCTATGAAAACTGAAACTGCAAACCACACAATCTCAGACAAGGCATTACCACTTTTGCAGGATGGGCAATGAAATTGCAGCTTTAATGAAAGCTAATTGCAGACAGGGAGAGTAAACACTGAGGACAGTAATGATAGTCACTTCTTATTCCTTGCCAGTTTGGGTTTAAACTTGAGAGTCAAAATCTAGattagaaaagctaaaagcCAGTAGTACTTGCAAACAATTTGAGTTGCATTTTTGTGGGCTGTCTGCCACAGGCAGTCTGAGATGCACTAAAACCCGTACAGCTacaggggagcagggaggaaggttttttttttaaaaagtatgtcAATTGACACACCAAAAAGATAACTCCATGCTTATGcagtttttttatttgaaaaagtcATCCATTTGTCCTTAAAAGAGAATAACAGCTGTTTTGCAGAATACTGACTAAATCTTTccattatttcaaaatttggcatttttggtcagcagagagaaatctttttgtttcctgctaCTGTTGTATTTTGCTTCCAAATTCTGTGGAAAGGATACTTTACAAAACCCACACTCTTTCCCAAAGTGTACAAGTTAATAAATGTCAGTTCCCCTTCAAAACCCTTTTGAATTTCCCAGATGTCAGTGCTCGATACCAACTTGTTATTTAGCATCTCAAGGCTGCCTGCCTTGTAtgtgccagctcagctctctcagGAGCCCCTTACGTCACTTTCTCCTTGGAAAGTCAGGGAGGGGCTGGTGATTAGGGCACTGTCCCTCCCCCCAGATCCTGAGTCACATAGGGGAACCAGCACGGTTCATTGCAGGAGGCCTCTGGTCTCTGCACAAAGGGCTGCTCAGCGCTTGCAAGAGCTCTTGGATGTGGCACCAGCTGTTTCATTaggacagcacagcactggcttctcctctccagttttgttttcctgtgtggtATTTATTTACAGTGGTATTTATTGTTAAACTTGCAGCGCTGAGTACTGGGTTTAAGCTTGCTTCCTGAGATGTGAAGCTCCCTTAAATGTCCTTGAGTTCTTGTATCTGTTCTCCTTTTGTCCGGCTCTCCTGGGTTTCTTCCACTGGCCACGGTGATTCTGGAAGGCATTCCTGGAGTCTTGTGCCATGACCATTTCCTCctcaactgaaaaataatccaaacaaCACGAAAATTCCATAAGAATATGCTGATTTCTTATGGTGagtttttatattaaaaaaaagagctggCATATATTAAGAACTAATTTTACTAAGGTAAAAGTGTCTAAAGAGCACACTGGAATTAGTTGGCCCATGATCCTAGAGGGAAGTCTGAGTGTGAGTCTGGGGCTGTTACTATGCCCAGTGAAGCGCTAACATGAACTATTGACATCAGCAGAAATGCTCTGTTTCCATTTGCCTCCACAGCTTTCAATCAGAATAAAATCCTTAAGCAACAGCAAAGAGGATATTTAGTTTATACTGTCAATTCGTGTTCTACTTtacagagctgtggctgtgctgtgagaaCCTCAAGCTGACCTGATCCTCCCCATGCTGCCTGTGGTACAGACAGACCAGAAAAATGCTTGCTGCCCTCATAACTGGACATTTTCAGACCATGACTGTGCTGTTGGAGGCTTGGAGATCATTTGAAGAAGGATGGcgaaagagagaaaattaaaaagaaaaccaatgtACAATACTTGTCATTGCTAATTGTTTGGGAGAAATGCGTGCTGTTTTGTTAGGTGATTTAGTCTTATTCATAAGGTATTCATATATTATATTTATGCAGAGCCTCTCTCTtgctgcacagagaaaaatgctCATTTAACAATGAAGCAAGGCAGCCTTGATTTTAGTAATGAAAAAAGatcaccttttttccttttttttttttcaaaaagagatCTAGGGAAATAGGCAGTTGAAACTTGCAGAATTTCTGTTGTTCTGTAGGAGAGATAGCATTTGAAGGAGTCTGTTCTTTGCCTTATCTGTGGCTGTTTCTCTCACCTGCTGGTCTTAAGCTGAAGCTGGCTCCACTTGCTTGTACAGGGAGAGCTGCTCAGACTGTTTTGTGTAAGTTGGCTGGAGGCCAAAACAGTAGGTTGGTCTCTGACAGCTCAAGAAAAAGATGATCTTGGAGACAGAGCATGGAATGCAATGCCCAAAGTATTGAATAGACAGGAATTCATCTCACATCTTCTTAAGAATCTCAGCCAGAACACCTGTGATCTGCAAACTGAGCGTTTCCTTTCCTGAGGCATTGAAAACCCAGATGATTCCCTTCAAGCATCCTTCTTGGCTGTGAGAGAGAGAAGCGCAGCAGCAATGTTCCTTTGGCGAATTTGTCTGCCAACTACGTCATTCGCCTCTCTCTTACACCTTTGATTACTAATCTCAGAAAATTTACAAAACCATTGCTTGCTTAGACTCATTACAAATCTAAAGCtaaaatttctgtgctttaagAGAATCAGAATTTAACATCTGGTGCTGTAGATACTTTCTGCAGGTCTGTAAATAATCTGAGGAGGATATTGGTGCTGTGAAAAAAGGCAGGACAGTCTATTTCAGCAGTTGATCATGCATCATGAATGCAAATGTCAATGGGTGTTTTTAGATGGGTTTATCTGGCTTAATGAAAGTGTTGTCTGAGCCCACAGCAAAATACCTGAACTGATGGGATCAGTAGCCCACCTGCTTTTCCTGGCATGCTTCATCCTAGCTGGAACAGAAAAGTGAGAACATCACCAGGTAACAGGGAGTTCAGTAGCAGCTCCGTATGATTTCATAATAACTAATGTCAGACTTGCAAATATGAGCACAAAGCTGGTaatttactgaaagaaaaaaatccctgcttttATCTGAAGTCAAATGCAATAATGTCACTAGCTTTCATTTCAACCactttcaggaaagaaaactacCCTCTTAGTACTTAGCTTTCCTATTTCCTCACAGATACTGAATTGCACAATGCTTTGGCATTGcactgttttttgttgttgctgttttattAGTTTGTGAAAACCAACAGCACCTTGCTCTAAGAATAATCTATAAcccaaggcagggctgggttcGGCATGTGGAGTAGCCTTTCCCTTGCAGATTAATTCAGCGTCTGAAAGCATATCTTGAACAGGAAATGTTTGAGTTTTAGCAACCTGAAAGTAACTTGAAGTGTGTGCTCATATGCAAACAAACACCTTTCCTCTGTTAAAGCCCTGGATCTAAATGCCTGGAGATGTTACACAAAACAGGAAGTTAGATTGTTTTACATTTCTGGCTGCATCTGACCTTTCTTACATTAAGTGGCCAAATTTTCAGGATAGAGCAAAATCTGAGCACACAACTTGCAGTGTTTTGCCTGGCATCTAAGTGAGATTTCTTTCCTGACCTTGCACTGGTGGGTAAATCCTTCTGTTGAGCTGATGCACCCCAGGCCAGCTCAGTGCTCAGCTGATCTGCAGAGCTCCATGGACAGGACTGGCCCATCTGCCCCAGCCCAGTCTGTGCTACAGCAGAAACCTGCAGTGGGAAAGTTGGGAAATATTGTCCCAGGCAGGGTTCTCACCAAGCTATATCAAGAACCATCTGCAGTTCACAGAAAATCTGAGCTGTCCTCTTAGCTCTCCTGACACTCCATATGGAGCAAATGTTTGACAGATAATCTGAGGAGCAAACTTAGCCCAGTGTCAGTGAGAGTGCGTTTTcaaagaggagaaggaaagaatgGTTGAGGTCTCTGATCCGAATGTGCCCCAAGGGTGGCTTTGGCAGCTAGAACCCTGGAACAAGAGCATGTGTgaatctgctgctgcagctgggaccCAAATCTGGAGGGCAGGAAGATCATCCCATCAAGACTGGATGGTCTGAGGTAGAGAATTTTCCTGACTAAAATAAACTCTCTGCCTGCTACAGGTGTAGCCCAGTTGGGCTCTATGAGCAGTCTTGATTCTCAGTACACAGATGTGTTAAAATCACTGCACATTTGCATTGGGGTGGGTATTTGTTGAGGTTTTACTCAGAAGACAGATTTTTGAAGTGAGTTtaagctgattttaaaatagaaaaggcaACATGGCAAATGTGCACTTAGGTACAAAGTAGAAgcaaatacatattttgaaagaaCACAGACACATACTCAAAGCCCAATTACTTACAGGGTGTAACTGCTGATGCCTGTCTCCCTGAAGACTGGTACACCGTAAGCATGGAAGAAAATGATCTGTACTTTAACtgcccttttattttctttttttttttctttctggttgcCCTTTCTATAATGTAAAACAGTAAAATCTCCTATAGTATGGTATATAAAACTACAACATTTAAAGTGAGAGGTCAATCCAAGTTCTAAATGAATACCTGTAgtgtttttcaaacagaaagtGGTCTAAAATACAGTGCAACTTCATGAAATTGTTTCTGATCACAGTTGTCTTCAGTTTAGTTAATGGTACAAGCCTAGGTTTTCTGTTGAATGAGAAGGTTTGTCCACCTCCCCAGTCTTTGTCCCCAAGT includes:
- the SMLR1 gene encoding small leucine-rich protein 1 isoform X2, which encodes MKMTVGYVLSVFVRELPGYVLFAGIFMPVTLLLLLLIAYFRIKLREVEEEMVMAQDSRNAFQNHRGQWKKPRRAGQKENRYKNSRTFKGASHLRKQA
- the SMLR1 gene encoding small leucine-rich protein 1 isoform X1 is translated as MKMTVGYVLSVFVRELPGYVLFAGIFMPVTLLLLLLIAYFRIKLREARMKHARKSRWATDPISSVEEEMVMAQDSRNAFQNHRGQWKKPRRAGQKENRYKNSRTFKGASHLRKQA